A stretch of the Deinococcus sp. KSM4-11 genome encodes the following:
- a CDS encoding carbon monoxide dehydrogenase subunit G, translating to MKLNYSGQEKVQAPPAVVWAFVQDPERVARCLPDVQEVTVHDQTHMDAVVQVGVGMVRGKFKFKIEVLPDEAAGRVNVNVQGGGLGSVVDLTAGANVVDNGDGTTLLDWTGEANMRGPVATVGGRLLDAQAQKLISKTFENMSAHIGASSGTLA from the coding sequence ATGAAACTGAATTACTCAGGTCAGGAGAAGGTGCAGGCGCCGCCCGCCGTCGTGTGGGCCTTCGTGCAGGATCCCGAACGCGTGGCGCGCTGCCTGCCGGACGTGCAGGAAGTGACGGTGCATGACCAGACGCACATGGACGCGGTCGTGCAGGTGGGCGTGGGCATGGTGCGCGGCAAGTTCAAGTTCAAGATCGAGGTGCTGCCGGACGAGGCGGCTGGCCGGGTGAACGTGAACGTGCAGGGCGGCGGCCTGGGCAGCGTGGTCGATCTGACGGCGGGCGCGAACGTCGTGGACAACGGCGACGGCACGACCCTGCTGGACTGGACGGGCGAGGCGAACATGCGCGGCCCGGTCGCCACGGTGGGTGGGCGGCTCTTGGATGCCCAGGCGCAGAAGCTGATCTCGAAGACCTTCGAGAACATGAGCGCCCACATCGGCGCGTCGTCCGGCACGCTGGCCTGA
- a CDS encoding NTP transferase domain-containing protein: protein MTSASTTVAGVLLAAGLSTRMGQPKQLAALHGRPLCTYAAQALADAGHGHLLAVVPPGVVGDEIRTALAGLDFAFVVNPEPARGLASSFRAAVAALPPGLTGANFALADMPLITADVHRSLLAAFRTSGAPVVLAEYGEAPDAVRAPPHLFRADLLRAIRDTPDADHGPRALIGAHRAQAVTLTFPATLLLDVDTPDALEAAARALPLT from the coding sequence GTGACGTCCGCTTCCACCACCGTCGCTGGGGTGCTGCTCGCCGCCGGGCTCAGCACCCGCATGGGGCAGCCCAAGCAGCTGGCCGCGCTGCACGGCCGTCCGCTGTGCACGTACGCCGCCCAGGCGCTGGCCGACGCCGGGCATGGGCACCTGCTGGCCGTTGTGCCGCCCGGCGTGGTGGGTGACGAGATTCGCACGGCCCTGGCGGGGCTGGACTTCGCGTTCGTGGTGAATCCGGAGCCGGCCCGCGGCCTGGCCTCGTCCTTCCGGGCCGCCGTGGCCGCCCTGCCGCCGGGCCTGACCGGAGCGAACTTCGCGCTGGCCGACATGCCCCTGATCACGGCAGACGTCCACCGTTCCCTGCTCGCCGCCTTCCGGACGTCTGGAGCGCCGGTCGTGCTGGCCGAGTACGGCGAGGCCCCAGACGCCGTGCGCGCCCCGCCGCACCTGTTCCGTGCGGATCTGCTGCGGGCCATCCGGGACACGCCGGACGCCGATCACGGACCGCGCGCCCTGATCGGCGCCCACCGCGCCCAGGCCGTCACCCTGACCTTCCCGGCGACCCTGCTGCTGGACGTGGACACGCCGGACGCGCTGGAGGCCGCCGCGCGGGCGCTGCCACTCACCTGA